A genomic window from Silene latifolia isolate original U9 population chromosome Y, ASM4854445v1, whole genome shotgun sequence includes:
- the LOC141630503 gene encoding uncharacterized protein LOC141630503, with protein sequence MVNIGFWNVRGINKWNKQGDIRRFLHINKIGLFGLVETRVKIKNKARIQDGFGRPWQIIDNSEIKDSGRIWLLWDSSQILVQCIKKELQVIHAQVTNLVTGFGWTCSLVYRCNADSDRAALWDSLIDMKISTGAYFTWNNKQKGDARVFSRIDRVLANDEWILTGPTGSVTFLPEGLYDHSPCLIELGANIERRKGNFKYFNMWGKHAEFKNIVNDVWRQPISGCCMFQLVKKLKDLKHPLKKLNNGRYGDIENTALVAKIMLESIQNQLHNDPRNVQLQNEERIVADSYKELDDDRLLFLAQKAKTQWVNFADDNTRAVVKTGRVVSSEHVRGMVKQVTDAEIREALFSIPVEKALVRTKEFLVLVDSFMTVNATVLTLIPKMDCPSSVHDFRPIACCNVIYKCISKIICSRLSGVLMDIVSMNQSAFIKDREIVDNILICQDLVRLYGRKTCTPRAMLKIDLKKAYDSIEWAFLRDMLIVLEFPER encoded by the exons ATGGTTAATATAGGATTTTGGAATGTTCGAGGTATTAATAAATGGaataagcaaggtgatattaggAGATTCTTGCATATCAATAAAATTGGCCTGTTTGGTCTGGTTGAAACCAGGGTCAAAATAAAGAATAAAGCTAGAATTCAGGATGGGTTTGGTAGGCCCTGGCAAATAATTGATAATAGTGAGATTAAGGATAGTGGGAGAATTTGGTTATTGTGGGATTCTTCACAGATTTTGGTTCAGTGCATTAAGAAGGAATTGCAGGTCATACATGCTCAGGTTACTAATTTGGTGACTGGGTTTGGATGGACATGCTCGTTGGTGTATAGGTGTAATGCTGACTCTGATAGAGCTGCTCTTTGGGACTCTCTGATAGATATGAAAA TCTCTACTGGTGCCTACTTCACCTGGAACAATAAGCAGAAGGGTGATGCTAGGGTATTCAGTAGGATTGATAGGGTATTGGCCAATGATGAGTGGATTCTAACTGGTCCTACTGGGTCTGTTACGTTCCTGCCTGAGGGCCTTTATGATCATAGTCCTTGCTTGATTGAGCTAGGAGCTAATATTGAGAGAAGGAAGGGTAACtttaagtattttaatatgtgggggaaGCATGCTGAGTTTAAGAACATTGTCAATGATGTTTGGAGACAACCTATTTCTGGGTGTTGTATGTTTCAGTTGGTCAAAAAGCTTAAAGACCTGAAACATCCTCTGAAAAAATTGAATAATGGAAGGTATGGGGACATTGAGAACACTGCCTTGGTTGCTAAAATTATGCTGGAAAGTATTCAAAATCAGTTGCATAATGATCCTAGGAATGTGCAACTTCAAAATGAGGAGAGAATAGTAGCTGACTCTTACAAAGAGCTTGATGATGACAGGCTTCTTTTCCTAGCTCAAAAAGCTAAAACCCAGTGGGTCAATTTTGCAGATGATAACACTAG AGCTGTTGTTAAAACTGGCAGGGTAGTGAGTTCTGAGCATGTCAGAGGGATGGTTAAGCAGGTCACTGATGCTGAGATTAGGGAAGCTCTCTTCTCTATTCCAGTGGAGAAAGCTCTGGTCCGGAC AAAGGAATTTTTAGTTCTCGTAGACTCATTCATGACAGTTAATGCCACTGTGCTCACTCTTATTCCAAAAATGGATTGTCCTTCCTCAGTCCATGACTTTCGTCCCATTGCTTGCTGTAATGTCATATACAAATGCATTTCCAAGATCATTTGTAGCAGGCTTTCTGGAGTTCTGATGGATATTGTTAGCATGAATCAAAGTGCCTTTATTAAAGATAGAGAGATTGTTGACAATATTCTTATTTGTCAAGATTTAGTGAGGCTTTATGGGAGGAAAACTTGCACACCTAGGGCAATGCTTAAAATTGATCTCAAAAAAGCCTATGACTCCATTGAGTGGGCTTTTCTTAGGGATATGTTGATTGTCTTAGAGTTCCCCGAGCGATGA
- the LOC141630505 gene encoding uncharacterized protein LOC141630505, whose protein sequence is MDGYVRRVWKDLSIDKVAFQYNGVCIVRFAKQEDKDTVLQSEQLFFDNKPFIIRDWQPDVKCVKDKPDLVRIWVRLYNLDLKFWGKALPKIVSMIGTPINPDRATEKKEYLEYARFMVEVIMGHNLPDMIEFIDDKDVVQKQAVSYEWKPLVCAQCTGIGHDAAMCRKRADEVRKKPAQKVWRPKVQAPVKPVVKPVVQPAVVPVQVVPCVESPGERQRWSHSYSS, encoded by the coding sequence ATGGATGGTTATGTGAGAAGAGTATGGAAGGATTTATCGATTGATAAAGTTGCTTTTCAATACAATGGTGTATGTATTGTTCGGTTTGCTAAACAAGAGGATAAGGATACGGTACTTCAATCTGAACAGCTTTTCTTTGATAATAAACCTTTTATTATTAGAGATTGGCAACCTGATGTGAAATGTGTGAAGGATAAGCCTGATTTGGTGCGAATTTGGGTGAGATTGTATAATTTGGATCTTAAATTTTGGGGGAAAGCTTTACCTAAGATTGTTAGCATGATAGGTACTCCTATCAATCCTGATCGTGCTACTGAGAAGAAGGAATACTTGGAATATGCTAGATTCATGGTGGAAGTGATAATGGGACATAATTTACCTGATATGATAGAATTCATTGATGATAAAGATGTGGTACAGAAGCAGGCAGTTTCATATGAATGGAAACCCCTTGTGTGCGCTCAATGTACTGGCATTGGACATGATGCAGCTATGTGTAGGAAGCGTGCAGATGAGGTTCGTAAGAAACCTGCTCAGAAAGTTTGGAGGCCTAAAGTTCAGGCTCCTGTGAAACCAGTTGTGAAACCAGTTGTGCAACCAGCTGTTGTTCCTGTGCAGGTTGTTCCTTGTGTAGAGTCTCCAGGCGAGAGACAAAGGTGGTCCCACAGTTACTCCTCCTGA